One genomic segment of Bacteroides caccae includes these proteins:
- a CDS encoding quaternary amine ABC transporter ATP-binding protein, with amino-acid sequence MSKIEIKDLYLIFGNEKQKALKMLKEDKSKSEILKDTGCTVGVKNANISINEGEFFVIMGLSGSGKSTLLRCINRLIRPISGQVLVNGIDISKVSEKELLQVRRKELAMVFQNFGLLPHRSVLHNIAFGLELQGVKKEEREKKAMESMKLVGLKGYENQMVGELSGGMQQRVGLARALANNPEVLLMDEAFSALDPLIRVQMQDELLALQSKMKKTIVFITHDLSEAIKLGDRIAIMKDGEVVQIGTSEEILTEPANDYVARFVENVDRSKIITASSLMIDKPLVARLKKEGPEVLIRKMRAKNITVLPVIDADDKLVGEVRLNDLLKLRNKQEKSIETVVRTEVHSVLCDTVLEDILPLMTKSNSPVWVIDETREFLGTIPLSSLIIEVTGKDKEEINEIIQNAIDL; translated from the coding sequence ATGAGCAAAATAGAAATAAAGGATTTATATCTCATTTTCGGTAATGAGAAACAGAAAGCTCTCAAGATGCTGAAAGAAGATAAAAGTAAATCGGAGATCCTAAAAGATACCGGGTGTACAGTAGGAGTGAAAAATGCTAATATTTCAATTAACGAAGGAGAATTTTTTGTGATAATGGGGCTCTCCGGCAGTGGGAAATCGACATTACTGCGTTGTATTAATCGTCTGATACGTCCCATTTCGGGACAAGTACTTGTGAATGGAATAGATATATCCAAGGTGTCTGAAAAAGAATTGTTGCAAGTCCGGCGTAAAGAACTGGCAATGGTATTTCAAAACTTTGGTCTGTTACCCCACCGTTCTGTATTACATAATATAGCGTTCGGTCTCGAACTTCAAGGAGTGAAGAAAGAGGAGCGAGAAAAGAAAGCCATGGAAAGTATGAAACTCGTTGGATTGAAAGGCTACGAGAACCAAATGGTAGGCGAACTTTCCGGCGGGATGCAGCAACGTGTCGGACTGGCTCGTGCCTTAGCCAATAATCCCGAAGTTCTTTTAATGGATGAGGCTTTCTCTGCTCTCGACCCCTTGATTCGTGTACAGATGCAGGATGAACTTCTCGCCTTGCAATCAAAGATGAAAAAGACTATTGTCTTTATCACCCACGACCTGAGTGAAGCGATTAAACTGGGCGACCGTATTGCTATCATGAAAGATGGAGAAGTAGTACAAATAGGAACTTCGGAAGAGATTCTGACCGAACCGGCCAACGATTATGTAGCCCGCTTTGTAGAAAACGTTGACAGGAGTAAAATTATCACCGCTTCATCTTTGATGATTGACAAACCATTGGTAGCCCGTCTGAAAAAAGAAGGTCCCGAAGTCTTGATTCGTAAAATGCGTGCGAAGAATATAACAGTACTTCCCGTCATAGATGCCGACGATAAACTGGTAGGTGAAGTACGCTTGAACGACCTGTTGAAACTGCGTAACAAACAGGAAAAATCTATCGAAACGGTTGTGCGTACGGAAGTCCATTCCGTATTGTGTGATACGGTACTGGAAGATATTCTCCCCCTGATGACAAAGAGCAATTCACCCGTTTGGGTAATTGACGAAACCCGTGAGTTCCTGGGCACTATTCCGTTATCATCCTTAATCATCGAAGTAACGGGGAAAGATAAAGAAGAAATAAACGAAATAATTCAAAACGCAATAGACTTATGA